A DNA window from Undibacterium sp. YM2 contains the following coding sequences:
- a CDS encoding GNAT family N-acetyltransferase — translation MSLRLRPAQMIDYAVIATWIGDSKACARWAGPMLAFPFETASLPALLAKPDSHSLVLVDNAELVLGFAQFWKRDAQRAHLGRIIVDPATRGLGYGAVLCGQLMQQALVTTGLPVLSLRVYRDNPGALHLYQRLGFMTVEADSDEEVLAMEYRGDRPGT, via the coding sequence ATGTCTCTGCGCTTACGTCCTGCACAAATGATTGACTATGCCGTCATCGCGACCTGGATAGGGGATAGTAAGGCTTGCGCCCGCTGGGCCGGGCCAATGCTGGCATTTCCCTTCGAGACCGCCAGCTTGCCAGCGCTGCTGGCCAAACCGGATTCACACAGTCTGGTCCTCGTGGATAATGCAGAGCTTGTCCTCGGTTTTGCACAATTCTGGAAGCGGGATGCGCAGCGGGCGCACCTGGGCCGTATCATCGTTGATCCGGCAACACGCGGTTTGGGATATGGCGCCGTCTTGTGCGGACAATTGATGCAGCAGGCCCTTGTGACGACTGGCCTGCCTGTGCTGAGCCTGCGGGTCTATCGCGATAACCCGGGCGCACTGCATCTGTATCAGCGCCTGGGATTTATGACAGTGGAGGCTGATTCAGATGAAGAAGTACTGGCGATGGAATACCGGGGCGACCGCCCCGGTACCTGA
- a CDS encoding class I SAM-dependent methyltransferase produces MKQFLLAMSLITGLASSQAVLADDALKAAIAGQQRTPANALRDGARHPYETLTFFGIKPNMTVVELSPGGGWYTEILAPYLRDNGKMIAALGDPAVSKGAASFKQKMDANPAIYGKVQLGLFAPPAKLEYAAKGSVDMILTFRNIHNWIGNGEPAMKALFQNAYDSLKPGGVFGVVEHRLPASKVQDEKASTGYVHESYVIKLAESVGFKLAAKSEVNANPKDNADHENGVWALPPTYANKEKDKAQYEAIGESDRMTLKFVKS; encoded by the coding sequence ATGAAACAATTTCTGCTCGCCATGAGCCTGATCACAGGTTTGGCATCCAGCCAGGCAGTGCTGGCCGATGATGCCTTGAAGGCTGCCATTGCCGGACAACAACGCACGCCAGCCAATGCCTTACGTGACGGCGCGCGTCATCCGTATGAAACCCTGACTTTCTTTGGCATCAAACCAAATATGACTGTGGTTGAACTGTCCCCCGGTGGTGGCTGGTACACAGAAATTCTGGCACCGTATTTGCGCGACAATGGCAAGATGATTGCGGCGCTGGGCGACCCGGCCGTCAGCAAGGGTGCTGCCAGTTTCAAGCAAAAAATGGATGCCAACCCAGCCATTTATGGCAAAGTACAGTTGGGTCTGTTTGCGCCTCCCGCCAAACTGGAATATGCGGCCAAGGGCAGCGTCGATATGATACTGACTTTCAGGAATATCCATAACTGGATAGGCAATGGCGAACCAGCGATGAAAGCCCTGTTCCAGAATGCCTATGACAGCCTGAAACCAGGCGGTGTATTTGGTGTGGTTGAGCATCGTCTGCCAGCCAGCAAGGTGCAGGATGAGAAAGCCAGCACGGGCTATGTGCATGAAAGCTATGTCATCAAACTGGCTGAAAGCGTGGGCTTCAAACTGGCTGCAAAATCTGAAGTCAATGCCAACCCTAAAGACAATGCCGACCATGAAAATGGTGTCTGGGCTTTGCCACCTACCTATGCCAACAAGGAAAAAGATAAGGCTCAGTATGAAGCAATCGGCGAAAGCGACAGGATGACACTGAAGTTCGTCAAATCTTAA
- a CDS encoding glutathione S-transferase family protein, with protein MIEVHHLKESRSRRITWLLEELGLDYTVISYDRDPKTRLAPPELQKIHPLGKAPVVRDKDQTLIESGAIIDYLIRTYGNGHLAPAVGASDYNRYVQFLHYAEGSAMLPLLLKLYVSRLGEAGAPLHPRINGEIANHFGYLNAELEGRDYFVGDSLTGADIQLSFAVQSAVRGAGREAFPNLTGFVDMVAARPAYQKAVEKYSE; from the coding sequence ATGATAGAAGTCCACCACTTAAAAGAATCACGCTCACGCCGCATTACCTGGTTGCTCGAAGAACTGGGGCTGGATTACACCGTCATCTCTTACGACCGTGATCCCAAGACACGTCTGGCACCGCCGGAACTGCAAAAGATACACCCGCTGGGCAAGGCACCTGTCGTACGCGACAAGGATCAGACCCTGATCGAATCCGGTGCCATCATCGACTACCTGATACGCACTTATGGCAATGGCCACCTGGCCCCTGCCGTCGGCGCTTCTGACTACAACCGCTACGTGCAGTTCCTGCACTATGCCGAGGGTTCAGCGATGTTGCCGCTACTGTTGAAGTTGTATGTGAGCCGCCTCGGTGAAGCTGGTGCCCCCTTGCACCCACGTATCAACGGCGAAATCGCCAACCATTTCGGCTACCTGAATGCTGAACTCGAAGGCCGTGATTATTTCGTCGGCGACAGCCTGACGGGCGCAGACATACAACTGTCTTTCGCTGTACAGTCAGCCGTGCGCGGTGCTGGCCGTGAAGCCTTCCCCAACCTGACCGGCTTTGTCGATATGGTAGCGGCTCGTCCTGCCTATCAAAAAGCAGTAGAGAAATATAGCGAGTAA
- a CDS encoding hydrolase produces MSNPKLDLLTASNHSLILIDHQPQMTFGVASGIDRQLLKNNVIGLAKSAKVFRVPTVLTSVETAGFSGEIWPELLAELPDNKIFERTSMNTWDDEAVKAELKKFGRKKLVFAALWTEVCLTFPVLEAMRDGYEVYFVEDASGGTSAAAHNMALQRMIQAGAVPMTWQQYLLELQRDWAKKDTYEGTTGVVVEHSGAYGSGIDYAITHVHKMAARKVTH; encoded by the coding sequence ATGAGCAACCCAAAACTGGATTTACTGACAGCCTCCAACCACAGCCTGATCCTGATTGATCATCAGCCGCAAATGACCTTCGGCGTTGCCAGCGGCATAGACCGCCAACTGCTGAAAAACAATGTGATAGGCCTGGCCAAGTCTGCCAAGGTATTCCGGGTACCGACCGTGCTGACTTCAGTAGAGACTGCCGGTTTCTCCGGTGAAATCTGGCCTGAACTGCTGGCCGAGCTGCCAGACAACAAGATTTTTGAACGTACCTCGATGAATACCTGGGATGATGAAGCAGTCAAAGCCGAGTTGAAAAAATTTGGCCGCAAAAAACTGGTGTTTGCGGCATTGTGGACTGAAGTCTGCCTGACCTTCCCGGTGCTGGAAGCCATGCGAGATGGCTATGAAGTGTATTTCGTTGAAGATGCCTCTGGCGGCACCTCAGCCGCTGCCCATAACATGGCCTTGCAACGCATGATACAGGCAGGTGCGGTGCCCATGACCTGGCAGCAGTATCTGCTGGAACTGCAACGCGACTGGGCTAAAAAGGATACCTACGAAGGCACGACAGGCGTGGTGGTTGAACATAGCGGCGCCTATGGTTCTGGCATAGATTATGCAATCACCCATGTACACAAAATGGCTGCACGCAAAGTCACGCATTGA
- a CDS encoding YoaK family protein, giving the protein MPNNTSPATPASNPAPAFNAWMAPLLALVAAYVDTLGFIALFGLFTAHVTGNFVLIGAAFVHGGSGMTLKFLAFPAFIAGVLVAKWTHGFLSARGSTRVLKTLLALEALFLFAFAMTGILLRPDLDANPGYTAIATGMLGALAMGLQNGTSRLSLSSLVPTTVMTGNVTQIVIDLVDAASGNIIARERIRRFIPAVAGFVVGAVGGALAYAGLGFIAVLPVIAVLLVLIYIADPIIKPIITGPRQ; this is encoded by the coding sequence ATGCCCAACAACACCTCTCCTGCAACACCAGCGAGTAACCCTGCACCGGCATTTAATGCGTGGATGGCACCCCTGCTCGCCCTGGTCGCTGCCTATGTGGATACCCTGGGTTTCATTGCCCTGTTCGGGCTATTCACTGCCCATGTCACGGGCAACTTTGTCCTGATAGGTGCAGCGTTCGTGCATGGTGGCAGCGGCATGACTTTAAAGTTCCTGGCATTCCCGGCCTTCATCGCCGGTGTCTTGGTGGCCAAATGGACACACGGCTTTTTGAGCGCACGTGGCAGCACGAGGGTATTAAAAACCTTGCTGGCGCTGGAAGCCCTGTTCCTGTTCGCGTTTGCCATGACAGGTATTTTGCTGCGGCCTGACCTGGATGCCAACCCCGGATACACCGCCATCGCCACCGGCATGCTGGGTGCGCTGGCCATGGGCTTGCAGAATGGCACCAGCCGCCTGAGCCTGTCCAGCCTGGTACCTACCACGGTCATGACCGGCAATGTGACACAGATCGTGATTGACCTCGTCGATGCCGCATCAGGTAACATTATAGCGCGCGAACGCATACGCCGCTTCATACCTGCGGTTGCGGGTTTTGTAGTGGGTGCGGTCGGCGGTGCTCTTGCTTACGCCGGCCTGGGCTTTATTGCCGTCCTGCCTGTCATTGCGGTGTTGCTGGTACTGATTTATATTGCAGACCCGATTATTAAGCCAATTATTACAGGCCCGCGCCAGTAA
- a CDS encoding amidohydrolase, translated as MIAIADTLYLNGRFTTLDKQNPQANAVAITDGKFIAVGDAAEVRRHMGSNTKVIDLKGRAAIPGLHDSHTHLIRAGLNYTMELRWDGVPSLADAMRMLKEQVARTPAPQWVRVVGGFTEHQFAEKRLPTLAEINAAAPDTPVFILHLYDRALLNGAALRAVGYTKDTPSPPGGEIERDKQGNPTGLLLAKPNAMILYATLAKGPKLDPDAQEISTRLFMRELNRLGITSVIDAGGGFQNYPDDYRIIEKLQKADELTVRIAYNLFTQRPKQEVEDFQTWSDLLPPLSGDAMYRHNGAGEMLVFSAADFEDFREPRPTPVDSMEDELERVVRLLVEKRWPFRLHATYDETISRALDTFERVNRDIPFNNLHWFFDHAETISPQNIDRVRALGGGIAIQHRMAYQGEYFIERYGSQKAAHSPPVRRMLDAGIPVGGGTDATRVASYNPWVSLAWMITGRTVGGTKLYQSDNLLDRETALRLWTTGSAWFANADGRQGQIKAGQLADFIVPSADLFAIPEMDIASLVSHLTVVGGKVVHGDDVFSDLAPPMPRAANDWAPTNVFGGYWREPLVQKNKTGHLQKPVQHANCCAKPCQVHGHGHTSSWLNPVPVSDEKSFWGALGCGCWL; from the coding sequence ATGATCGCTATCGCCGACACACTGTACCTGAATGGCCGTTTCACTACCCTGGACAAACAAAACCCTCAGGCAAACGCGGTAGCGATTACCGATGGCAAATTCATCGCCGTCGGTGATGCCGCAGAAGTGCGCCGTCACATGGGGTCGAACACCAAGGTCATCGACCTCAAAGGCCGCGCCGCCATTCCCGGCTTGCACGACAGCCACACCCACCTGATACGGGCAGGCTTGAACTACACCATGGAATTGCGCTGGGATGGCGTGCCCTCCCTGGCAGACGCCATGCGTATGCTCAAGGAACAGGTGGCCCGTACCCCGGCCCCACAATGGGTGCGGGTGGTTGGCGGCTTCACTGAGCATCAGTTCGCAGAAAAAAGGTTGCCAACGCTGGCAGAAATCAATGCTGCCGCACCTGATACGCCTGTGTTTATCCTGCACCTGTATGACCGTGCGCTGCTCAATGGCGCAGCCCTGCGTGCAGTCGGCTATACCAAAGACACACCTAGTCCGCCGGGTGGTGAAATCGAGCGTGACAAACAGGGCAACCCGACCGGGCTTTTGCTGGCCAAACCGAATGCCATGATCCTGTATGCAACCCTGGCAAAGGGACCCAAACTGGACCCGGATGCGCAAGAGATTTCTACCCGGCTGTTCATGCGCGAGTTGAACCGGCTCGGCATTACCTCAGTCATTGATGCGGGTGGCGGTTTTCAGAATTACCCGGATGACTACCGCATCATAGAAAAACTGCAGAAGGCAGACGAGCTGACTGTACGCATCGCCTACAACCTGTTTACCCAGAGACCTAAGCAGGAAGTAGAAGATTTCCAGACCTGGAGTGATTTGCTGCCGCCCCTGTCCGGCGATGCGATGTACCGTCACAATGGTGCGGGTGAAATGCTGGTATTTTCAGCGGCTGACTTTGAAGATTTTCGCGAGCCGCGCCCAACTCCTGTCGATAGCATGGAAGATGAGCTGGAGCGCGTAGTACGCCTGCTGGTGGAAAAGCGTTGGCCTTTCCGCCTGCATGCGACTTATGACGAAACCATCAGCCGGGCACTCGATACCTTTGAGCGTGTGAACCGCGATATTCCATTCAATAATCTGCACTGGTTCTTTGATCATGCAGAAACCATCAGCCCGCAAAACATAGACCGCGTCAGGGCCCTGGGTGGCGGTATCGCGATACAGCACCGCATGGCCTATCAAGGCGAGTATTTCATCGAGCGCTATGGTAGCCAGAAGGCAGCGCATTCACCCCCGGTGCGGCGCATGCTTGATGCCGGCATTCCAGTCGGCGGCGGTACTGATGCCACCCGCGTTGCCAGTTACAACCCCTGGGTCAGCCTGGCATGGATGATCACTGGCAGGACCGTCGGTGGTACTAAGCTGTATCAGTCAGATAATCTGTTGGACCGTGAAACCGCCTTGCGTCTGTGGACCACAGGCAGTGCATGGTTTGCCAATGCAGATGGCAGACAGGGGCAGATCAAGGCCGGACAACTGGCGGACTTCATCGTGCCCTCAGCCGATCTGTTTGCCATTCCTGAAATGGACATCGCCAGCCTGGTGTCGCACCTGACCGTTGTTGGCGGCAAGGTCGTGCATGGTGACGATGTGTTTTCTGACCTCGCACCACCGATGCCACGGGCAGCCAATGACTGGGCACCAACCAATGTCTTTGGTGGCTACTGGCGCGAACCGCTGGTGCAAAAAAACAAAACCGGTCATCTGCAAAAACCTGTACAGCATGCCAACTGCTGTGCGAAACCCTGCCAGGTTCATGGGCATGGCCACACGTCCAGTTGGCTCAATCCCGTACCGGTATCGGATGAAAAAAGTTTTTGGGGCGCACTGGGTTGTGGGTGCTGGCTATGA
- a CDS encoding DMT family transporter — protein MSGFVVLVVLFAAFLHAAWNAAIKIGTNKYFNTVLVTSGAGLVCAAVLPFVRQPAFESWTFMLASVVLQVAYFYLLAAAYRHGDMSQAYPMMRGTAPLLVALVSASVIGEAVPTLRWLGLGMLVLGILGLSLSGQTSNGDKSQALASRGFALLNACFIAGYTVVDGIGVRKSGAPAAYTMWIFLLTALVLLAIVLLRDRQAFFAYIRGKYFLGVAGGTASVASYGLALWAMTLAPVAAIAALRETSILFATAIAAWVLHEKISARRLTAILLAVAGAIVIRYT, from the coding sequence ATGTCTGGTTTTGTGGTGCTGGTGGTCCTATTTGCTGCTTTTTTGCATGCAGCATGGAATGCGGCAATAAAAATTGGCACAAACAAATACTTTAATACAGTATTGGTGACCTCTGGCGCCGGTCTGGTTTGTGCAGCAGTCCTGCCCTTTGTGCGGCAACCCGCATTTGAAAGCTGGACATTCATGCTGGCTTCGGTGGTCTTGCAAGTGGCGTATTTTTATTTGCTGGCTGCCGCCTACCGGCATGGCGACATGAGCCAGGCCTACCCTATGATGCGTGGCACTGCACCTTTGCTGGTGGCCCTGGTCAGTGCCAGTGTGATCGGTGAAGCTGTACCCACCTTGCGCTGGCTGGGCTTGGGCATGCTGGTGCTGGGCATACTGGGCTTAAGTCTGTCTGGCCAGACCAGCAATGGGGACAAATCCCAGGCATTGGCAAGCCGTGGTTTTGCCTTGCTGAATGCCTGTTTCATTGCCGGATATACCGTTGTTGATGGCATAGGTGTGCGCAAGTCTGGTGCGCCCGCTGCCTATACCATGTGGATTTTTTTGCTGACTGCATTGGTCTTGCTGGCTATTGTCCTGCTCAGGGACAGGCAGGCATTTTTTGCATACATCAGAGGTAAATATTTTCTTGGTGTGGCAGGTGGCACTGCTTCAGTCGCTTCATACGGGCTGGCATTGTGGGCCATGACCCTGGCACCTGTGGCCGCCATTGCTGCCCTGCGTGAAACCTCGATACTGTTTGCCACCGCGATTGCGGCCTGGGTTTTGCATGAAAAAATCTCAGCCAGGCGGTTGACGGCTATTTTGCTGGCGGTAGCGGGTGCCATCGTCATCCGCTATACCTGA
- a CDS encoding reverse transcriptase family protein, with product MDIPKQVALAIADALLAGECSHIALMKNMSWVLGRKWPWIPSLCQKIEQHAGPHFYHYSRHEMAALILDDHGYSSAWRDGEKPQIKQYCLLPAIAPEKPAWLQALVLPEFNNSADLARHLNLTVNELAWFADQWRQDAQAAPQLGHYHYRWLEKASGGWRLLEIPKSRLRHIQRKILQQILNKVPPHAAAQAFQHGRSSISHATQHTGKRVVVRLDVKDFFTSIPGSRLHALFTKLGYPEKVAGTLARLCCNRTPTAIVKDKTRCPFAQVSSAHLLRSPHLPQGAPTSPALANLCAYRLDMRLQALADSMQASYSRYADDLTFSGDEEFEQCLQRFIPQVATIVLEEGFVLNYKKTRIMRASTRQQVTGIVVNNHCNIKRSDFDTLKATLTNCLRHNPASQNREGHADFRAHLAGKLAYMRMINPARTAKLQALFEQINWSDTPVMT from the coding sequence ATGGACATTCCCAAACAGGTCGCTTTAGCCATAGCAGACGCCTTACTGGCAGGTGAATGCAGCCATATCGCCTTGATGAAAAACATGAGCTGGGTATTGGGCAGGAAATGGCCGTGGATACCATCGCTGTGTCAAAAAATTGAACAGCATGCTGGCCCGCATTTTTATCATTACAGCCGCCATGAAATGGCAGCCTTGATACTGGACGACCATGGCTACTCCAGTGCCTGGCGCGACGGGGAAAAACCGCAAATCAAACAGTATTGCCTGCTGCCAGCGATCGCCCCAGAAAAACCGGCATGGCTGCAAGCCCTGGTCTTGCCTGAATTTAATAACTCCGCTGATCTGGCCAGACACCTGAACCTGACTGTCAATGAACTGGCCTGGTTTGCTGATCAATGGCGACAGGATGCGCAGGCAGCACCACAACTCGGACACTATCATTACCGCTGGCTGGAAAAAGCAAGCGGCGGCTGGCGCTTGCTGGAAATACCCAAGTCGCGCCTGCGCCATATACAAAGAAAAATCCTGCAACAGATATTGAACAAGGTGCCGCCACATGCGGCAGCGCAGGCATTTCAACATGGCCGCTCGAGCATCAGCCATGCGACACAACACACGGGGAAACGTGTCGTGGTCAGGCTGGATGTGAAGGATTTTTTTACGAGCATCCCAGGTTCACGCCTGCATGCCCTGTTCACCAAACTGGGCTATCCAGAAAAAGTGGCGGGTACGCTGGCACGCCTGTGCTGCAACCGCACACCCACTGCTATCGTCAAAGACAAAACCCGCTGCCCATTTGCTCAAGTCAGCTCTGCTCATCTATTGCGCAGTCCACATCTGCCACAAGGTGCACCGACCTCCCCTGCCCTCGCCAATCTCTGTGCCTACCGTCTTGACATGCGCCTGCAAGCTTTGGCGGATAGCATGCAGGCCAGTTATAGTCGCTATGCAGATGACCTGACATTTTCTGGTGATGAAGAATTTGAGCAATGCCTGCAACGCTTCATCCCGCAAGTGGCGACCATCGTACTGGAAGAAGGTTTTGTATTGAATTACAAAAAGACCCGCATCATGCGGGCCTCAACCAGACAGCAAGTCACCGGCATCGTCGTCAACAACCACTGCAATATCAAACGCAGCGATTTTGATACCCTGAAAGCTACACTGACTAACTGCCTGCGCCACAATCCAGCGTCACAAAACCGTGAAGGCCATGCCGATTTTCGCGCTCATCTGGCAGGCAAGCTGGCCTATATGCGCATGATCAATCCGGCGCGCACGGCGAAACTGCAAGCCCTGTTTGAACAGATCAACTGGTCAGACACGCCAGTGATGACTTGA
- a CDS encoding YceI family protein — protein sequence MFRKCLLLILCCTGMSGYAADKYIVDQEHTYSNFEYKHWGLSLQRGRFDRNSGSIELDMENKTGSLQIAIEADSINTGSDTFNNILRSTSFFNAEKYPKIFFQSNKLVFNEDKLVQVEGDLTIKDVTRKVTVDITQFDCRFMIIYLKRACGANGYTKILRSDYGVGRYVPFVSDEVTLSFSVEAIKE from the coding sequence ATGTTCAGAAAATGCCTGCTGCTGATATTGTGCTGTACTGGCATGAGCGGATATGCCGCAGACAAATACATCGTTGATCAGGAACACACATACAGCAATTTTGAATACAAGCACTGGGGCCTGTCCCTGCAGCGCGGCCGTTTCGACAGAAATAGCGGTAGCATAGAACTGGACATGGAGAACAAGACCGGTAGCCTGCAGATTGCCATAGAGGCAGACTCCATCAATACTGGTTCAGATACATTCAATAATATCCTGCGTTCAACCAGTTTTTTCAATGCAGAGAAATACCCAAAAATCTTTTTTCAGTCGAACAAGCTGGTCTTTAATGAAGACAAACTGGTGCAGGTGGAGGGTGACCTGACCATCAAGGATGTCACCCGCAAGGTAACGGTAGATATCACCCAGTTTGATTGCCGCTTCATGATCATCTACCTCAAGCGTGCCTGCGGCGCGAACGGTTACACCAAAATACTGCGCAGCGATTATGGTGTAGGCCGCTACGTCCCCTTTGTCAGTGATGAAGTGACTTTGTCATTCAGTGTTGAGGCGATCAAAGAGTAG
- a CDS encoding head GIN domain-containing protein: protein MKNPISRRYILGALLALASLPAAADWSDGWFKGKAVEGSGNIQKQDRTVTGFSGIDLALPARLELRQGDKEGVQVETDDNLQSLVETVVESGYLKIRNADKNTYPKTRTMNIVVYCKNLEKIAVSGSGKVWTDKLASKELQTKIGGSGDVQIKALQADSLSVVIGGSGNFVAAGNVNDVAGTIGGSGDIKLGKLEARNVKIKIGGSGTAQVWARDKLDVSIGGSGDVSYYGDPKISKSIGGSGKVTRKGDVPG from the coding sequence ATGAAAAATCCGATTTCCCGCCGCTACATCCTGGGGGCCTTGCTGGCATTGGCCAGCCTGCCCGCTGCCGCTGACTGGTCAGATGGCTGGTTCAAAGGAAAGGCCGTAGAAGGTTCAGGCAATATCCAGAAACAAGACCGCACCGTCACGGGTTTCTCTGGCATAGACCTGGCTTTGCCCGCCAGACTGGAATTGCGCCAGGGCGATAAAGAAGGTGTACAGGTAGAGACTGACGACAATCTGCAGTCGCTGGTAGAAACTGTGGTTGAGAGTGGTTATCTGAAAATCCGCAATGCCGACAAAAACACCTACCCTAAAACCAGGACCATGAATATCGTGGTGTATTGCAAGAACCTTGAAAAAATCGCTGTCAGTGGTTCAGGCAAGGTCTGGACCGACAAGCTGGCCAGCAAAGAATTGCAGACCAAGATAGGTGGCTCAGGTGATGTACAGATCAAGGCCCTGCAGGCAGATAGCCTGAGTGTGGTCATAGGCGGCAGCGGCAATTTCGTGGCTGCCGGCAATGTCAATGATGTGGCTGGCACTATCGGTGGCTCTGGCGATATCAAGCTGGGCAAACTGGAAGCGCGCAACGTCAAGATCAAGATAGGCGGCTCGGGCACAGCTCAGGTCTGGGCCAGGGACAAACTGGATGTCAGCATAGGCGGCTCCGGTGACGTCAGTTATTATGGCGATCCAAAAATCAGCAAGTCCATAGGTGGTTCTGGCAAAGTAACGCGCAAGGGCGACGTGCCTGGCTAG
- a CDS encoding DUF4124 domain-containing protein, whose translation MKKSLLLVLPLLFPVLSLAQTPVFRCEVDGRVVWSDNPCKSKGKVVTIKPLKTQPAKNDSAPKPQPK comes from the coding sequence ATGAAAAAATCTCTCCTCCTGGTATTGCCCCTGTTGTTTCCTGTCCTGTCTTTAGCACAAACACCGGTATTTCGTTGTGAAGTTGATGGCCGTGTGGTCTGGTCAGACAACCCATGCAAAAGCAAGGGCAAGGTAGTGACCATCAAACCCCTGAAAACCCAGCCTGCAAAAAACGATAGCGCACCCAAGCCACAGCCTAAATAA
- a CDS encoding alkaline phosphatase: protein MQNDQKKDLQLPKNTGRRSFVIKMSSVAAVMASGGVLTACGGSSTVLNGEMAAFNYGVASGDPLADRVILWTHAKISTDASVDLAWQMAADASFASVLFSGRVTASSATGFTAKVDASGLAANTEYYYRFVAPNNSISPVGRTRTLPVGNVDQVKLAVFSCSDYPAGYFNAYDSAVSSGAQFALHLGDYIYEYKDGVFPPATAQVAGRISAPASEIVTVADYRARHALHKADPYLKALHARMPMIAIWDDHEFANNAWMDSAENHNPATQGTWAARKAAASQVYHEWMPIRSPDTSNLLKIYRSFDFGNLLSLHMLDTRMIGREQAPDRMLDAQGRDVEDPKFLPYAFNKNKQLLGATQEAWLDTQMTSSKATWQVLGNQTVMGRVQLPASVLMTNLSADSVTAYLTAKATQVAAQTQAQKDLLDPLKNPKISYNFDNWEGYPNARDRVFSMAAKQKTAGKKFLVLSGDSHNAWFNKLTLTDGTLVGAEFAGMSVTSGGFESVFPPAVVPPATLAGTIKALVDDITYIDTYRRGYMLITVTPAQAKGEYVYVSTVTSSSYTTSVDAFSYFG from the coding sequence ATGCAAAACGATCAGAAAAAAGACCTGCAATTACCCAAAAACACAGGCAGGCGCAGCTTTGTCATCAAGATGTCTTCCGTCGCTGCCGTCATGGCATCGGGCGGTGTGTTGACAGCCTGCGGTGGTTCATCGACGGTATTGAATGGCGAGATGGCAGCCTTTAATTATGGCGTGGCCAGTGGCGACCCGCTGGCCGACCGCGTCATCTTGTGGACACACGCAAAAATATCGACCGATGCCAGTGTTGACCTGGCCTGGCAGATGGCGGCAGATGCGAGTTTTGCCAGCGTACTGTTTTCTGGCCGGGTGACAGCAAGTTCTGCCACCGGTTTTACTGCCAAGGTTGATGCCAGCGGCCTGGCTGCGAATACTGAATATTACTATCGCTTTGTCGCACCGAATAACAGCATCTCGCCGGTAGGCCGCACCCGTACCCTGCCGGTTGGCAATGTCGATCAGGTCAAGCTGGCGGTGTTCTCTTGCAGTGACTATCCTGCCGGTTATTTCAATGCCTATGACAGTGCCGTGTCATCTGGTGCGCAGTTTGCCCTGCACCTGGGGGACTACATTTATGAATACAAGGATGGTGTTTTCCCACCAGCCACGGCACAAGTTGCAGGCCGTATTTCTGCTCCAGCGAGTGAGATTGTCACCGTTGCCGATTACCGCGCCCGCCATGCCCTGCACAAGGCCGATCCTTACCTCAAAGCCCTGCATGCACGCATGCCCATGATCGCCATCTGGGATGATCATGAGTTTGCCAATAATGCCTGGATGGATAGTGCAGAAAATCACAATCCTGCGACCCAGGGTACATGGGCTGCACGCAAGGCAGCGGCCAGTCAGGTCTATCATGAATGGATGCCTATACGCTCGCCAGACACCAGCAATCTGCTGAAGATTTACCGCTCGTTTGATTTTGGTAATCTGTTGTCGCTGCACATGCTTGATACCCGCATGATAGGCCGTGAGCAGGCACCAGACCGCATGCTCGATGCCCAGGGCCGCGATGTAGAAGATCCCAAGTTCCTGCCTTATGCCTTCAACAAGAACAAGCAATTGCTCGGCGCTACCCAGGAAGCCTGGCTGGATACGCAAATGACATCGTCCAAAGCCACCTGGCAGGTACTGGGTAACCAGACCGTCATGGGCCGCGTGCAATTGCCTGCATCCGTATTGATGACGAATCTCAGTGCTGACTCAGTGACAGCTTACCTGACGGCCAAGGCCACCCAGGTAGCGGCGCAGACCCAGGCACAAAAAGACTTGCTTGATCCTTTGAAGAACCCCAAGATATCCTATAACTTCGATAACTGGGAAGGTTATCCGAATGCCCGCGACAGGGTCTTCAGCATGGCTGCAAAACAGAAAACTGCGGGCAAGAAATTCCTGGTCCTGTCAGGTGACAGTCATAATGCCTGGTTCAACAAACTGACACTGACAGATGGCACACTGGTTGGCGCAGAATTCGCTGGCATGTCGGTGACTTCAGGTGGTTTTGAGAGTGTGTTTCCGCCAGCAGTGGTGCCGCCCGCGACACTTGCAGGTACTATCAAGGCACTGGTCGATGACATCACTTATATCGACACCTACCGTCGCGGCTATATGCTCATTACGGTGACACCGGCGCAGGCCAAGGGTGAATATGTGTATGTCAGTACCGTCACCAGTTCCAGCTATACCACCAGTGTGGATGCTTTCAGCTACTTTGGCTGA